One Trachemys scripta elegans isolate TJP31775 chromosome 4, CAS_Tse_1.0, whole genome shotgun sequence genomic region harbors:
- the CPSF7 gene encoding cleavage and polyadenylation specificity factor subunit 7, with amino-acid sequence MSEGVDLIDIYADEEFNQDSEFSNADQMDLYDDVLAASSQPPESRTSSSEAPTEIRQEQSPKPNSKSPAILYTYSGLRNKRAAVYVGSFSWWTTDQQLIQIIRSVGVYDVVELKFAENRANGQSKGYAEVVVASENSVHKLLELLPGKILNGDKVEVRLATRQNLSQFEAQARKRVPPRAHSRDSWDSMDGRATPTENAVPPPRVEKPPSVLSFFNRPPAAMPLMALPPPPMPPPPPLSSSFGVPPPPPGIHYQHLMPPPPRLPPHLAVPPPGAVPPALHLNPAFFPPPNAALAPPPDTYKTSAAYNHSSRELGPLPPPVSEAEFEEIMNRNRAISSSAISKAVSGASAGDYSDAIETLLTAIAVIKQSRVANDERCRVLISSLKDCLHGIEAKSYSMGASSSSSRKRHRSRERSPSRSRESSRRHRDPLHNEDRHEDYFQERNREHERHRDRDRERDRHH; translated from the exons GACTCCGAATTCAGTAATGCTGACCAGATGGATCTGTATGACGACGTGCTAGCAGCAAGCTCGCAGCCACCCGAAAGCCGCACCAGCAGCTCGGAGGCACCGACCGAGATCCGCCAGGAGCAGTCCCCCAAGCCAAACAGCAAATCGCCTGCCATCTTGTACACCTACAGCGGCCTGCGTAACAAACGGGCTGCTGTGTATGTGGGCAGCTTCTCCTGG TGGACAACTGACCAGCAGCTGATCCAGATTATTCGCTCAGTGGGGGTCTACGATGTGGTGGAGCTGAAATTCGCGGAGAACCGAGCCAATGGCCAATCCAAAGG GTATGCAGAGGTGGTAGTTGCCTCCGAGAACTCAGTCCACAAGCTCCTGGAGCTGCTGCCCGGCAAGATCCTCAATGGGGATAAGGTGGAGGTGAGACTGGCCACCCGGCAGAACCTGTCGCAGTTTGAGGCACAGGCTCGGAAAC GGGTGCCACCGAGGGCTCACTCCCGGGACTCCTGGGATTCGATGGATGGCCGAGCCACGCCGACGGAGAATGCTGTGCCGCCCCCTCGTGTGGAGAAGCCCCCTTCTGTGCTGTCTTTCTTTAACCGCCCCCCTGCCGCCATGCCCCtcatggccctgccccctcccccgatgcCTCCCCCACCACCTCTCTCCTCCAGCTTTGGAgtgccacctccccccccaggaATCCACTACCAGCATCTAATGCCCCCTCCTCCTCGACTGCCCCCACACCTGGCCGTGCCACCTCCAGGGGCAGTCCCTCCcgccctgcacctcaaccctgcCTTCTTCCCCCCGCCAAATGCAGCATTGGCCCCCCCGCCGGACACCTACAAGACCTCTGCAGCCTATAACCACAGCAG TCGAGAGCTGGGcccactgcctcctccagtgAGCGAAGCCGAGTTCGAGGAGATCATGAACAGGAACCGAGCGATTTCCAGCAGTGCCATTTCCAAAGCGGTGTCCGGAGCCAGCGCAG GGGATTACAGTGATGCCATAGAGACCCTGCTCACGGCCATCGCCGTTATCAAACAGTCCCGCGTAGCCAACGACGAGCGGTGCCGCGTCCTCATCTCCTCCCTCAAGGATTGTCTTCATGGGATCGAAGCCAAGTCCTACAGCATgggtgccagcagcagctcctccag aaaaagacACCGGTCTCGGGAGAGGTCGCCCAGTCGGTCCCGCGagagcagcaggaggcaccgGGACCCGCTTCATAATGAGGATCGGCACGAGGACTATTTCCAAGAAAGGAACCGGGAGCATGAGAGACATCgggacagagacagagaaagggacCGGCACCACTGA
- the LOC117875984 gene encoding fascin-like, producing the protein MADSTVPPSLPCGLINAANRYLSAEPFRFQVVATGLVLRLRQVWMLRFVPSQGAGAAGQAEESGQRLHLLSWLQRFLAADPNGKVTCDQESPGPGALFLLRQYPDGKVCKLHPPRTLHCPPPQAPAPLTPGPPPTAAAPEGKV; encoded by the coding sequence ATGGCTGACTCCACTGTACCCCCCTCGCTGCCCTGTGGCCTTATCAATGCCGCCAACCGGTACCTGAGCGCCGAGCCCTTCCGCTTCCAGGTGGTGGCCACGGGCTTGGTGCTGCGGCTCCGCCAGGTCTGGATGCTCCGCTTCGTGCCCTCACAGGGAGCCGGAGCGGCCGGGCAGGCTGAGGAGAGCGGGCAGAGACTGCATCTGCTCAGCTggctgcagcgcttcctggcGGCCGATCCCAATGGCAAAGTCACCTGTGACCAGGAGAGCCCGGGCCCAGGTGCCCTCTTCCTGCTGCGGCAGTACCCAGATGGCAAGGTGTGCAAACTCCACCCACCCCGAACTCTccattgccccccaccccaggcaccaGCTCCACTGACCCCGGGCCCCCCTCCTACTGCAGCAGCACCTGAGGGCAAGGTGTGA
- the LOC117875979 gene encoding fascin-like: MGRTEPGAEEQAEDELSKLTCQHGPSWGHSCALRPEHPLLRHTSPEDFPPPLYQGNGGSCRSLVPQKVRMWVPLGLPCCTATQVGEVYVPLSWTLFQPAQPLWLLSVPHVTVPASLLHVPTHPHLPVASPRLPHANRGPRFLCWGLHWRSQHCPPSHAGTGPSLLGYVLCPQGRHVCTHPALALTSCPSRQVSLQCELSQRYLGGAEDNVTCFAQTVSEGEKWSLHLAQHPNGHMLNPGKQRYMRCDQQTGHMRCDRDLPWGPEAVITLHFDLKEKKYGLRSGAGSLLAADGSLQAELSPQTLYSLELRGSLLALRDADGRYLTGREGIVKTFKTDKPGRDELFALEPSAAQVSLRTFAGGRFVCCRPGADIYANAMSVGNTEIFQLLLNDVTKQACFRSSSGTYLAVGPKDSVVSTSTQDKGVWFSLQYREQRVTLRMADGRHMATRPNGQLLLVPEAAGKGEEFLLLLVNRPLLILQSEAGFVGLFPGTQRLDGNRPAYDASALTLGEDGFCHFRVANKYWSLDKDGLVMANGDHPSNFTLQFVSSSCLVLKAPNSKYLVAEAGGRLWAGASDAASATPFHY; the protein is encoded by the exons ATGGGTCGGACGGAACCAGGGGCTGAAGAGCAGGCAGAAGACGAGCTGTCAAAGCTCACGTGTCAGCACGGACCCAGCTGGGGGCACTCCTGTGCTCTAAGGCCCGAACATCCTCTCCTCAGACATACGAGCCCTGAGGATTTCCCACCTCCACTTTACCAAGGAAATGGGGGATCCTGCAGGTCCCTGGTCCCACAGAAGGTAAGGATGTGGGTGCCACTGGGGCTCCCTTGCTGCACTGCAACCCAGGTGGGAGAGGTCTACGTACCCCTCTCCTGGACCCTCttccagccagcccagcccctctggctgCTGAGCGTGCCTCATGTGACAGTGCCGGCTTCTCTCCTCCATGTACCAACACACCCACATCTTCCTGTGGCTTCCCCCAGGCTCCCACACGCAAACCGGGGCCCTCGATTCCTGTGCTGGGGTCTGCACTGGAGGAGCCAGCACTGCCCCCCGAGCCATGCTGGCACCGGCCCCTCCTTGCTTGGGTATGTGCTTTGCCCACAGGGAAGACACGTCTGTACCCACCCTGCCCTGGCACTGACGAGCTGCCCCTCCCGGCAGGTGTCCCTGCAGTGCGAGCTCTCCCAGCGCTACCTGGGCGGGGCCGAGGACAACGTCACCTGCTTTGCCCAGACCGTGAGTGAGGGCGAGAAGTGGAGCCTGCACCTGGCCCAGCACCCCAACGGGCACATGCTGAACCCCGGCAAGCAGCGCTACATGCGCTGCGACCAGCAGACCGGGCACATGCGCTGCGACCGCGATCTGCCCTGGGGGCCTGAGGCTGTCATCACCCTCCACTTTGACCTCAAAG AGAAGAAGTACGGGCTGcggagcggggctgggagcctcctggctgccgaCGGCTCACTACAGGCCGAGCTGTCCCCTCAGACGCTCTACTCCCTGGAGCTGCGGGGTAGCCTGCTGGCCCTGCGGGACGCGGATGGCAGGTACCTGACTGGGCGCGAGGGCATCGTCAAGACCTTCAAGACGGACAAGCCGGGGCGCGACGAGCTCTTTGCTCTGGAGCCCAGTGCTGCACAGGTCTCGCTGCGCACCTTTGCCGGGGGCCGCTTTGTCTGCTGCAGGCCAG gggctgacatctatgccaatgCCATGTCCGTCGGCAACACGGAGATTTTCCAGCTGCTGCTGAACGATGTcactaagcaggcctgctttcgCAGCTCTTCCGGCACCTATCTCGCTGTG GGCCCCAAGGATTCTGTGGTGAGCACCAGCACCCAAGACAAGGGGGTCTGGTTCTCACTCCAGTACCGGGAGCAGAGGGTGACCCTGCGAATGGCTGACGGCAGACACATGGCCACCAGGCCCAAtgggcagctgctgctggtgcccgAGGCGGCAG GCAAGGGGGAggagttcctgctgctgctggtgaacCGGCCCCTGCTGATCCTGCAGAGCGAGGCGGGCTTCGTGGGGCTGTTCCCCGGGACGCAGCGCCTGGACGGAAACCGGCCAGCCTACGATGCCAGTGCCCTGACACTCGGCGAGGACGGCTTCTGCCACTTCAGAGTCG CCAACAAGTACTGGAGCCTGGATAAGGACGGGCTGGTCATGGCGAATGGAGACCACCCCAGCAACTTCACCCTCCAGTTCGTCTCCTCCAGCTGCCTTGTGCTGAAGGCTCCCAACAGCAAGTACCTGGTGGCGGAGGCGGGGGGCCGCCTGTGGGCAGGGGCCTCAGACGCAGCCTCTGCCACACCCTTTCACTACTAA
- the TMEM216 gene encoding transmembrane protein 216 isoform X1 — protein sequence MAPRSRQLSSTPLEILLFLNGWYYATYFLLEIFIFVYKGLLLPYPSANLALDLVMLFLYLGIEVTRIFFGWTHIKAPSSLFRARQGDTLPQRLGLRPHIPSLHGWSDGSVSAPQSRARPSHSLIPHQPLLGRKPPLACPATWRETLTRIPDLAPHEAAIPCAQASLTRCRHRPPLPAVQWGRGGRGGKRLLGGDMDPIPAPTARA from the exons GCCGCCAGCTCTCCTCTACACCGCTGGAAATCCTGCTCTTCCTCAATGGATGGTATTATGCCACTTACTTCCTCCTGGAGATCTTCATATTCGTCTATAAAG GGCTGCTGTTACCATACCCCTCTGCCAACTTGGCCCTGGATCTGGTCATGCTCTTCCTCTACCTCGGCATTGAAGTCACTCGGATATTTTTTG GGTGGACTCATATTAAGGCTCCATCCAGCCTGTTCCGGGCCAGACAAGGCGACACGTTGCCCCAGCGCCTGGGACTGAGGCCACACATTCCCTCCCTCCACGGCTGGTCTGATGGCAGCGTCTCAGCCCCTCAGAGCAGAGCTAGACCCAGCCACAGCCTCATTCCACATCAGCCCCTCCTGGGCAGGAAGCCACCGCTGGCGTGCCCAGCAACTTGGAGAGAGACTTTAACTCGCATCCCAGACCTGGCGCCTCATGAAGCAGCCATTCCGTGTGCCCAGGCATCACTCACCCGCTGCAggcaccgccctcccctgcctgccgtgcagtgggggaggggagggaggggggggaagaggctgctGGGAGGTGACATGGATCCCATTCCGGCCCCTACAGCCAGGGCTTAG
- the TMEM216 gene encoding transmembrane protein 216 isoform X2: MAPRSRQLSSTPLEILLFLNGWYYATYFLLEIFIFVYKGLLLPYPSANLALDLVMLFLYLGIEVTRIFFGSKGNLCQRKVPLSISLALTFPAAVMAAYYLLLQTYALRLEAILNAILLLFYAVELLLGILTLASFSRVDSY, from the exons GCCGCCAGCTCTCCTCTACACCGCTGGAAATCCTGCTCTTCCTCAATGGATGGTATTATGCCACTTACTTCCTCCTGGAGATCTTCATATTCGTCTATAAAG GGCTGCTGTTACCATACCCCTCTGCCAACTTGGCCCTGGATCTGGTCATGCTCTTCCTCTACCTCGGCATTGAAGTCACTCGGATATTTTTTG GCTCCAAGGGGAACCTGTGCCAGCGGAAGGTGCCGCTCTCCATCAGCCTGGCCTTGACATTCCCAGCGGCAGTGATGGCGGCCTATTATCTGCTCCTGCAGACCTACGCCCTCCGGCTGGAGGCCATCCTCAATGCCATCCTGCTGCTCTTCTACGCCGTCGAGCTGCTCCTGGGCATCCTCACCCTGGCCTCCTTCTCCAG GGTGGACTCATATTAA